The proteins below are encoded in one region of Vibrio sp. ED004:
- the ald gene encoding alanine dehydrogenase — MIIGVPKEIKNHEYRVGMTPASVRELISHGHQVFVETNAGTGIGFSDDDYIAVGASILPTAADVFAKAEMIVKVKEPQAVERAMLREGQILFTYLHLAPDFPQTEELIKSKAVCVAYETVTDNMGRLPLLAPMSEVAGRMSIQAGAQTLEKSNGGCGLLLGGVPGVEPAKVVVVGGGVVGANAARMAVGLRADVTILDRNVDTLRRLDEEFQGRAKVVYSTEDAIEKHVLEADLVIGAVLIPGAAAPKLVTKDHIAKMKPGSAVVDVAIDQGGCFETSHATTHADPTYIVDDVVHYCVANMPGAVARTSTYALNNATLPYIVKLANKGYREALLSDKGFLEGLNVIHGKVTCKEVAESFDLEYVDPAEAIAMFN; from the coding sequence ATGATCATTGGCGTACCTAAGGAAATCAAAAACCACGAATACCGCGTTGGTATGACCCCAGCTAGCGTGAGAGAACTAATCTCACACGGCCACCAAGTTTTTGTAGAAACCAATGCCGGTACTGGTATCGGTTTTTCAGACGATGATTACATCGCTGTAGGCGCATCCATTCTTCCTACTGCTGCTGACGTTTTCGCGAAAGCAGAGATGATTGTAAAGGTTAAAGAACCTCAAGCTGTCGAGCGAGCTATGCTTCGCGAAGGGCAAATATTATTTACCTATTTACACCTTGCACCAGATTTTCCACAAACTGAAGAGCTGATCAAGAGCAAAGCTGTCTGCGTAGCCTATGAGACTGTAACAGATAATATGGGTCGCTTGCCACTATTAGCACCAATGTCTGAAGTCGCTGGTCGCATGTCTATTCAAGCAGGTGCACAAACATTAGAGAAATCTAACGGTGGTTGTGGTCTTCTTCTTGGTGGCGTTCCTGGCGTTGAACCAGCAAAAGTTGTTGTTGTTGGCGGCGGTGTTGTAGGTGCTAACGCAGCACGTATGGCTGTTGGTCTTCGCGCAGATGTTACAATTCTTGACCGTAACGTAGATACACTTCGTCGCCTTGATGAAGAATTCCAAGGGCGCGCAAAAGTGGTTTATTCTACTGAAGACGCTATCGAGAAGCATGTTCTAGAAGCAGACCTAGTGATTGGTGCAGTACTAATCCCAGGTGCAGCGGCTCCTAAACTTGTTACAAAAGATCACATCGCTAAGATGAAGCCAGGTTCAGCGGTTGTTGACGTTGCAATCGACCAAGGTGGTTGTTTCGAAACTTCACACGCTACAACGCACGCAGACCCAACTTACATCGTTGATGACGTTGTTCACTACTGTGTTGCTAACATGCCAGGTGCCGTTGCTCGTACTTCAACTTACGCACTAAACAATGCAACACTTCCTTACATTGTTAAGCTAGCGAACAAAGGCTACCGCGAAGCACTTCTATCTGATAAAGGCTTCCTAGAAGGTCTAAACGTAATCCACGGTAAAGTGACTTGTAAAGAAGTTGCAGAGAGCTTTGACCTAGAATACGTAGACCCAGCAGAAGCTATCGCAATGTTTAACTAA
- the lrp gene encoding leucine-responsive transcriptional regulator Lrp, translating to MADNYKKPSKELDRIDRNILNELQKDGRISNVELSKRVGLSPTPCLERVRRLERQGYITGYTALLNPQYLDASLLVFVEITLNRGAPDVFEQFNTAVQKLDDIQECHLVSGDFDYLLKTRVSDMGAYRKLLGDTLLRLPGVNDTRTYVVMEEVKQTNQLVIKTR from the coding sequence ATGGCAGACAATTATAAGAAGCCGTCCAAGGAACTAGATCGTATTGACCGCAACATTCTTAATGAGTTGCAAAAAGACGGTCGTATCTCAAACGTTGAACTTTCAAAACGAGTAGGACTTTCTCCGACTCCATGTCTTGAGCGTGTTCGTCGTTTAGAACGTCAAGGTTACATTACTGGGTACACAGCGTTGCTGAACCCACAGTACCTTGATGCTTCACTTTTAGTGTTTGTTGAAATTACTTTGAACCGTGGTGCGCCAGATGTGTTCGAACAATTCAACACCGCTGTTCAGAAACTTGATGACATCCAAGAGTGTCATTTAGTGTCGGGTGATTTTGACTATCTTCTAAAAACACGTGTATCGGATATGGGTGCTTACCGTAAGTTACTGGGTGATACGTTACTGCGTCTACCAGGCGTAAACGACACTCGTACCTACGTTGTAATGGAAGAAGTGAAACAAACTAATCAACTTGTGATTAAAACTCGTTAA